The sequence below is a genomic window from Terriglobia bacterium.
TCCAGGTGAGCAGCTCCCGGTCCTCCTCGGCGTCCAGGGTTTCCAGGACCTCGGGCAGCTTCACCTCCTTTCCCTCCTCCAGGTGAAGGAGGATGGCGTCCACGATCCGCCCGACACGGGTACCGACAAGGTCGGCGGGCTCCAGCTGCGCGAGCGCCCCCGACCGTCCATCGCCGAGACGAAGGAGGACGGCCACCAGCCTGGCCTCCGCCTCCCGAATCGGCTCGCGGTCGAATTGGCGCTGCCGGATCCCGGGGCGCGCGGCGCGGAGCGCCGACTTCAATTCTTGAAGCACCAAATCGTCTTCGATCCTCAGGGCGTCCGCCAGGAGCCCGGCCCACGAAGCCCGCTCGACCGGGCTCTCGAGCCGGGCAATACGGGGGAGCAGCGCGTTGATCGCCGCCACCTTCTCCTCGGTCCGGCCGAGGTCCCGCGAGGAGCACTCGCGGCGAACGAGGTATTCGAGCCATCCCGGCGCCTGTTTGACGAGCCGCTCGAACGAAGCGGCGCCTTCCTTCCGGACGTAGTCGTCGGGGTCCATCCCGGTGGGTAGCTCGACCGCTCGCACGTCGAACTTCCGCTCCAGCAGGAGGTCGAGCGACCTCTGGGTCGCGGCGGCGCCGGCGGCGTCGCCGTCATAGCAGACCACGACGCGCCCGGTGTAGCGGGAGAGCAGGCGGGCCTGGTTCGGGGTAAACGCGGTTCCGAGCGACGCCACCGAGTGCTCGAACCCCCCTTGCCGGAGCGCAGCGAGATCCAGATACCCTTCGACCACGATCGCGTACCCCTCCCTGCGGATCGGTTCTTTCGCGTCGTCGAGCCCGTAGAGGTGGTCCCCCTTCACGTACGCAGGAGTCTCCGGAGAGTTCAGATATTTCGGCTCGGCGTCCCCCAGGGCGCGCCCACCGAAGGCGAGGGTCCGTCCCGCGACGTCCCGGATCGGGAACATCAATCGGTGCCGGAACCGGTCGTATTCCCCCTGGCCCTCCTTCCTGGGGATCGCGAGGCCGCTCTCGACCACTTCCTGCGGCTTGAA
It includes:
- the dnaG gene encoding DNA primase produces the protein MSKDFVDAVRRAGDIARLVSDYVPLKPAGSRLKGLCPFHQEKTPSFSVDPALQLFYCFGCHTGGDIFKFVMLYEKVGFTEAVELLAHRWGVPLPAARKPENDVRSRVLDLHREAEGFFKAKLRDEATGHLSRQYLAHRGIALETASRLGLGYAPDAWESLRTHLLSRRFKPQEVVESGLAIPRKEGQGEYDRFRHRLMFPIRDVAGRTLAFGGRALGDAEPKYLNSPETPAYVKGDHLYGLDDAKEPIRREGYAIVVEGYLDLAALRQGGFEHSVASLGTAFTPNQARLLSRYTGRVVVCYDGDAAGAAATQRSLDLLLERKFDVRAVELPTGMDPDDYVRKEGAASFERLVKQAPGWLEYLVRRECSSRDLGRTEEKVAAINALLPRIARLESPVERASWAGLLADALRIEDDLVLQELKSALRAARPGIRQRQFDREPIREAEARLVAVLLRLGDGRSGALAQLEPADLVGTRVGRIVDAILLHLEEGKEVKLPEVLETLDAEEDRELLTWIAFREGPEIREDEVEGCVKALRLERLVRERRELQRAIERTADPAAVDALLLRKQQLGRQIDALS